The following are encoded in a window of Leptospira selangorensis genomic DNA:
- a CDS encoding tetratricopeptide repeat protein — protein sequence MENLTPEDKLEASKFFYRTGDLDRAEFLLKSSLEDSESHETYFFLGLIENQRNNWKKGLYYFYRSVEVNSEYGNPCNEIGILLLRMGRERESVFWLKKSLRCTLNDAPHISLFNLATLYKIWNRPERSLQYLHKAIVMKPDFEEAKRLREELNSAI from the coding sequence TTGGAAAACCTGACGCCTGAAGACAAGCTAGAAGCATCTAAATTTTTTTATAGAACCGGCGATTTGGATCGTGCGGAATTCCTACTAAAATCCTCTTTGGAAGATTCCGAAAGCCATGAGACCTACTTTTTTCTAGGTCTTATCGAAAACCAAAGAAACAATTGGAAAAAAGGCCTGTACTATTTTTACCGCTCTGTAGAAGTGAATTCCGAATACGGAAATCCTTGTAACGAGATCGGTATCCTTCTTCTTCGTATGGGAAGGGAAAGAGAATCCGTTTTCTGGCTGAAAAAATCTCTTCGTTGTACTTTAAACGACGCACCTCATATTTCTCTTTTTAACCTGGCTACTCTTTACAAGATCTGGAATCGTCCCGAAAGATCCTTGCAGTATCTGCATAAGGCGATCGTAATGAAGCCGGATTTTGAAGAGGCGAAGCGCCTTAGAGAAGAACTCAACTCTGCGATCTAA
- a CDS encoding GNAT family N-acetyltransferase, which translates to MSNETIIIRSARPEDAAATVPLIYSSGPAAWDYVFNEGKISAQDFLIKSFQGTKNTFSYKNHYLAEKKGEVVGSIVIFRSENFFFQNAATAGNIFRIYKLSAPKVAVRGLSMEGMIQPPKSGRLYLGHIAVPQKERRQGIAEKLIKFAVSTYPDYDKISLDVSQENPNAQGLYKKLGFEILESRNFAGPKGLVPNHYYMEANRSSF; encoded by the coding sequence ATGTCTAACGAAACGATTATAATTCGCTCTGCTAGGCCGGAAGATGCGGCCGCTACTGTTCCTTTGATCTATAGTTCCGGGCCCGCTGCCTGGGACTATGTGTTTAACGAGGGAAAAATTTCCGCCCAGGATTTTCTCATCAAATCCTTCCAAGGAACGAAAAATACATTCAGCTATAAGAATCATTATCTGGCTGAAAAAAAGGGCGAGGTTGTAGGAAGTATCGTTATATTCCGTTCTGAGAACTTCTTCTTTCAAAATGCTGCTACTGCTGGAAATATTTTTCGTATTTATAAATTAAGTGCACCTAAGGTCGCAGTCCGCGGATTAAGTATGGAAGGAATGATCCAACCTCCTAAATCAGGCAGATTATATTTGGGTCATATCGCTGTTCCACAAAAGGAAAGAAGACAAGGAATAGCGGAGAAGTTGATAAAATTCGCTGTTTCGACTTACCCAGATTACGACAAAATTTCTTTGGATGTTTCCCAAGAAAATCCGAACGCTCAAGGTCTATATAAAAAATTAGGATTCGAGATCCTAGAATCCAGGAATTTTGCGGGGCCTAAGGGACTTGTACCTAACCATTATTATATGGAAGCGAATCGTTCCTCTTTCTAA
- a CDS encoding alpha/beta hydrolase yields the protein MEFAPEMLEYANLISSKGLTGFTQGSIQERRDGYSAIGELLGEGPLMREVQDISIPSKSGNVFIKNYIPKTEPKSKILYFHGGGWVVGRLKDFDPFARKLAEITSSIVSLVDYRLAPEAPFPQPLEDAYTSLEWIFSQNENIWKDLPLVVAGDSAGGNLAASTIMRAKETSGPKIDLQILIYPVTEAICDTNSYKEFELGPGLTKKDMEWFIDQYLPNHHTRSDPKASPLYHTDWKDLPPAIVFIANIDPLRDDGKLYAEKLKEAGVSVLFKEFKGYTHGFFTKVNLLKAPDEGLRIISEEMDRVFKRKEVVL from the coding sequence ATGGAATTTGCTCCGGAGATGTTGGAATACGCGAATCTGATTTCCTCTAAGGGACTTACAGGTTTTACTCAAGGAAGTATCCAAGAAAGAAGGGACGGTTATTCCGCAATAGGAGAACTTTTGGGAGAAGGTCCTCTCATGAGAGAAGTCCAGGACATCTCAATTCCTTCCAAGAGCGGAAATGTATTCATAAAAAATTATATTCCAAAAACGGAACCTAAATCCAAAATTCTCTACTTTCATGGGGGAGGATGGGTAGTCGGAAGATTAAAAGACTTCGATCCATTCGCTCGTAAACTTGCTGAAATCACTTCGAGTATAGTATCCCTTGTAGATTATAGATTGGCTCCTGAAGCGCCTTTTCCTCAACCATTAGAAGATGCTTATACATCTTTGGAATGGATCTTTTCTCAAAATGAAAACATCTGGAAAGACCTTCCTTTGGTAGTGGCAGGCGACAGTGCCGGAGGAAATTTGGCTGCTTCTACTATTATGAGAGCTAAAGAAACGTCCGGTCCGAAAATCGATCTGCAAATTCTGATCTATCCGGTTACGGAGGCGATCTGCGATACTAATTCATATAAGGAATTCGAATTAGGTCCCGGCCTTACCAAAAAAGATATGGAATGGTTTATTGATCAGTATCTGCCTAATCATCACACAAGATCCGATCCGAAAGCTTCTCCCTTATACCATACCGATTGGAAGGATCTTCCTCCTGCTATTGTGTTTATCGCAAACATTGATCCGCTTAGAGACGATGGAAAACTATATGCAGAAAAACTAAAGGAAGCGGGAGTTTCCGTCTTATTCAAAGAATTTAAAGGATATACCCATGGATTTTTTACCAAGGTGAATCTTCTAAAAGCTCCGGACGAGGGATTACGAATTATCTCTGAAGAAATGGATCGTGTTTTCAAACGAAAAGAGGTTGTACTTTAG